From the Trypanosoma brucei brucei TREU927 chromosome 6, complete sequence genome, the window TgggagatttttttttttttgacttagTAGGGATTCGTATTTCATATAACCATCAGATGCCAGCAGGTGTTCCGGAGAATACCTCGTTAGAAAATATACCGACCATTGTTTCAAAATGTCGCGAGGCGTTCAACAATGACGCTAACAGGGATTTGAAGAAGCGGAAGCAGGTGTTAAGGTCTTTACTCAACCTTGTTGAAGAAAACACTGATGAATTTTGCAAAGCAATACACCGAGACCGCCGTCGCCACCGCGACGAAACGGTAGTAATGGAGATATTACCGTTACGTAACGAGGTGTGGCATTTAATTGAGCACATGGACGAGTACGTTAAACCAGTTAAACCAACTATGGAGGGCGCTGCTGCTTTGGATGACTGCGAATTGCAGTACGAACCACTGGGCGTTGTGCTCGTTATCGGCACTTGGAACTAcccgttgttgttgattcTCCAGCCTCTTTTGGGGGCTCTGGCCGCCGGTAATACAGCTGTTATTAAGCCGAGTGAACTTGCCCCCGCTACAGCGGAGTTGTTAACAAAACTTTTGCCCAAGTACGTTTCTTCGGATGTTGTCGGTATTGTAAATGGCGGGGTAAGCGAAACAACAGCTGTGCTGAAGGAACGTTTTGATCATATTTTGTACACGGGCAGTGCACGTGTAGCAGAGATTGTTATGGCGGCTGCAGCAAAACATCTTACGCCAGTTACACTTGAGTTGGGAGGAAAATCACCTGTTGTCGTTGACGATAGCTGTGCGGACAATATGAAGGTGGTAGCGGAGCGCATAATGTGGGGTAAAATTATCAACGCAGGTCAAACATGTATAGCGCCTGATTACGTTGTCGTCGAAAAGTCTATGGAATCCGTGCTTGTTGATGCACTTGCTGAAGCTCGAAAGGCGATGTTGGGTGACAAGTTTCTTAAAGTACTTAAGGGAGAACTTCTGGtgaagcagaaacaacagtTTTTGGAAGAAAGCGATTATCCGCGTATTGTCAATGCCAGTCATTTTCATCGTCTCATGGAATTTATGAAGGGCGGAAAAGTAGCAGTGGGTGGAGAGGCAGACGAGGCAACTCTCACTATTGCTCCTACTATTCTCACAGACATTGACCCCACACACCCAGTGATGCAGGAGGAAATATTTGGACCTATTTTACCCGTATTAAcgtatgaaaatgaaaaagacatccttaaaataataaacagcCGGGAGAAACCACTGGCACTTTATGTCTTTTCCAACAATAAACGATTTATTAGAGGTGTTGAGTCGCGCACATCCTCGGGTGCCGTTGTGGtgaatgatgttgttgtgcaTGCGGGAGCAGATGGGTTACCATTTGGTGGCGTAGGACGCAG encodes:
- a CDS encoding aldehyde dehydrogenase family, putative (similar to Aldehyde dehydrogenase (EC 1.2.1.3). (Swiss-Prot:P12693) [Pseudomonas oleovorans]), with translation MPAGVPENTSLENIPTIVSKCREAFNNDANRDLKKRKQVLRSLLNLVEENTDEFCKAIHRDRRRHRDETVVMEILPLRNEVWHLIEHMDEYVKPVKPTMEGAAALDDCELQYEPLGVVLVIGTWNYPLLLILQPLLGALAAGNTAVIKPSELAPATAELLTKLLPKYVSSDVVGIVNGGVSETTAVLKERFDHILYTGSARVAEIVMAAAAKHLTPVTLELGGKSPVVVDDSCADNMKVVAERIMWGKIINAGQTCIAPDYVVVEKSMESVLVDALAEARKAMLGDKFLKVLKGELLVKQKQQFLEESDYPRIVNASHFHRLMEFMKGGKVAVGGEADEATLTIAPTILTDIDPTHPVMQEEIFGPILPVLTYENEKDILKIINSREKPLALYVFSNNKRFIRGVESRTSSGAVVVNDVVVHAGADGLPFGGVGRSGMGAYHGRYSFETFSHRRPVMRRGFFFSSIDTVRFPPYTTAKSRVLNSLLKPSAEVAGAVGRSVWGVAALARVVEVGYHYMRFLMAGETTPAPSSSEPFSKGPRSNE